The Acropora muricata isolate sample 2 chromosome 5, ASM3666990v1, whole genome shotgun sequence genome includes a window with the following:
- the LOC136917089 gene encoding microtubule-associated tumor suppressor 1-like isoform X3: protein MASSEVSVVVANQMICKHWDMKSQRLSRRKYRRNRSISLDRYLFLTTKHVTKGLNVFSQNTAKCDSADLWQKNCINRSVSLPRICQEKHAKDSNEFCLAGELEPLEMKPLQEANGSVLSKAGKQVVDPESTDELSIKSSPSANSCNKYNSVNTNVCLDNKVAHVVSKVGHAVSLDTHLMIQNKQLIVCKSGQEEEVMCHSNVSGNVEDPFIQGRHCSCPSLHCADHFSDAIKTCLELGRTERSVIAEASQGSVVTAECSFNSGTQLGPESHSHSHSEALETLFRKSKASAAHSKLGYKGSWPSVSRAKQSLRGYGSSDDIDPTEMVSKSDPSNKRPSSAVTSAKPISSVGGGKHHPNLENFSSDADTNSVNQAVMLLQMEAKDQTVDADSINTESLSGSQTSLSSTGTSNSKGKKISTKKQIPSSAKGSISKPKAMSFSGVTPAKVKQKQSKLEQIRQQQQKNCRSSVSSSLQKPSSANKTSVVAESSKNVKLAKRHTLAGISDVKSSVLRPTISKRVTSDGIPLATTASSNDDAKSRLPVKKQYSSMVSQAVALPKGKVSDKSMSVERKNSSSASRVTVKRNSSLAGSDSKPLKQSTVAKVSNIAVPSRTSGTTLPSSKGPKGVTAAKPKSQTSQVAKPSSSTKVIPGPVKDSRSQPSSISTKKIPQVAKQNVKNHPTNIKQGTSKLPRKMSAQLSNASDSASVTSSVKDQLDDNLEDFRDTESNSGSMSPVKPDLSKRVSSEVHFAQDETDARVSSPFEMSCRIMPPDLLSQTPYLSKHSIGIQVDDDSDDSKTTLSLKEKVQHLNEILKQRTDFCGRLQNQLDKDSKDFISVSIMILSVVSEMQVNNKYCSQLERKIQSVKQEMNVVQEKLAEEEANSVKLQEEMMYQRSEHTVAIETLKADYENLLERTSSELKNKHEGEIALAIETHKLQVKEMHQQHENEIFKVKKSHEELVASLKDQHRDEIVDLESKHSSAFDELVEEHQVEIEIIKADYDEQQTDFKEKYEKMVNEWNSLNKKFQQVQDQNQKDIETRLQEEVKKYESLPDELESIKAVLEMKNEEIRQLRKEKMEKHLELEHLVDIKEKTKKLQQENESLSFVVETKSKFERQLSVERDTLRNSLERESAKSKRLSLENEELQWRLVNSTSPPSTPTGEERPLPAMSNRNSFRLSASFPDPEVIDE, encoded by the exons ATGGCTTCCAGCGAGGTTTCGGTCGTCGTTGCAAATCAAATGATTTGTAAGCATTGGGATATGAAATCTCAGAGATTATCGAGACGGAAATATCGAAGGAACCGCTCAATATCCTTGGACAGGTATCTATTCCTAACGACTAAGCATGTCACAAAAGGCTTGAATGTTTTTTCGCAGAACACGGCCAAATGTGATAGTGCTGACCTTTGGCAGAAGAACTGTATCAATCGCTCCGTTTCATTGCCTAGGATTTGCCAAGAAAAGCATGCTAAAGATTCGAATGAGTTTTGTCTGGCCGGCGAATTGGAACCCTTAGAAATGAAACCATTGCAAGAGGCCAATGGATCTGTTTTATCAAAGGCTGGTAAGCAAGTAGTTGATCCTGAATCTACTGACGAGTTAAGCATTAAGAGTTCCCCATCTGCAAATTCTTGTAATAAATACAACAGTGTCAATACAAATGTTTGCCTGGACAATAAGGTTGCGCATGTGGTGTCCAAGGTTGGGCACGCTGTGTCTCTGGACACCCACCTCATGATCCAGAATAAACAGTTGATTGTTTGTAAAAGTGGACAAGAGGAAGAGGTAATGTGTCACTCAAATGTTAGTGGAAATGTTGAAGATCCATTTATACAAGGGAGGCATTGCAGTTGTCCTAGCTTACATTGTGCAGACCATTTTTCAGACGCTATTAAGACTTGTCTTGAGTTGGGACGCACTGAAAGATCGGTTATTGCAGAAGCTTCCCAAGGAAGTGTTGTAACTGCAGAATGTTCTTTTAACTCAGGAACACAGTTGGGCCCTGAATCCCACTCTCATTCGCATTCTGAGGCATTGGAGACATTATTTCGGAAATCTAAAGCCAGTGCAGCACATAGCAAGCTGGGTTACAAAGGAAGCTGGCCATCAGTTTCAAGAGCAAAGCAATCCCTTAGAGGCTATGGAAGTAGTGATGACATAGATCCCACTGAGATGGTTAGCAAAAGTGACCCTTCAAACAAGAGACCGAGTTCAGCAGTAACTAGTGCAAAACCAATATCTAGTGTTGGAGGTGGAAAACATCATCCTAACTTGGAGAATTTTTCAAGTGATGCAGACACTAACTCTGTAAATCAAGCAGTGATGCTGTTACAAATGGAGGCCAAAGATCAAACTGTTGATGCTGATTCAATTAATACAGAGAGCTTATCAGGATCACAGACATCTCTTTCATCCACTGGGACAAGTAACAGTAAAGGGAAGAAAATCTCCACTAAGAAACAAATTCCTTCCTCTGCGAAGGGTTCCATTTCAAAGCCAAAAGCAATGTCTTTCAGTGGCGTGACTCCGGCAAAAGTAAAACAGAAGCAATCAAAGCTTGAACAAATAcgccaacaacaacaaaaaaattgtcgttcCTCAGTGTCATCATCTCTCCAAAAACCATCTTCAGCAAACAAGACAAGTGTTGTAGCTGAAAGCAGCAAGAACGTGAAACTAGCCAAGCGACATACACTGGCTGGAATATCAGATGTCAAATCTTCTGTGCTGCGGCCAACAATAAGTAAACGTGTTACAAGTGATGGAATACCCTTGGCTACGACTGCATCCAGCAATGACGATGCAAAGTCAAGGCTCCCTGTTAAGAAACAGTACTCATCTATGGTTTCTCAAGCTGTTGCTTTACCCAAGGGAAAAGTCTCAGACAAATCTATGTCTGttgaaaggaaaaatagttCTTCTGCAAGTCGTGTAACCGTGAAAAGAAATTCTTCCTTAGCAGGATCTGATTCAAAGCCATTGAAACAAAGCACGGTTGCAAAGGTGTCAAACATAGCAGTACCCTCAAGGACCTCTGGAACAACACTTCCATCTTCCAAAGGTCCCAAGGGGGTCACAGCAGCAAAACCCAAGTCCCAGACATCTCAGGTTGCAAAGCCAAGCAGCTCTACTAAAG TTATACCAGGACCTGTTAAAGATTCCAGGAGTCAACCCTCATCCATATCGACCAAAAAGATACCACAAGTAGCAAAGCAAAATGTTAAAAACCATCCAACCAATATCAAGCAGGGAACCTCGAAACTCCCCAGAAAGATGTCGGCACAACTAAGTAATGCTAGTGACAGTGCATCAGTGACAAGCAGTGTCAAAGATCAACTTGACGATAACTTGGAAGACTTCCGTGACACTGAAAGCAACTCTGGTTCCATGAGTCCAGTCAAACCTGATCTCAGCAAAAGGGTTTCATCAGAGGTGCATTTTGCTCAAGACGAGACTGATGCCAGAGTTTCTTCTCCATTTGAGATGTCATGTAGAATAATGCCACCTGATCTTTTGAGCCAGACGCCATACCTCAGTAAACATTCCATTGGTATTCAGGTCGATGATGATAGTGATGACTCAAAGACCACATTAAGTCTGAAAGAGAAGGTGCAGCATCTCAATGAAATTCTTAAGCAGAGGACTGATTTCTGTGGACGGCTTCAGAACCAACTTGATAAGGACAGTAAGGATTTCATTTCTGTCTCCATCATGATTTTATCAGTTGTTAGTGAG ATGCAAGTGAATAACAAGTATTGCAGCCAGCTGGAAAGGAAAATCCAATCAGTGAAACAGGAAATGAATGTAGTTCAGGAAAAACTTG CTGAAGAGGAGGCTAACAGTGTCAAACTGCAGGAAGAGATGATGTATCAGAGAAGTGAGCACACTGTTGCCATAGAAACCTTAAAAGCTGATTATGAAAATTTGTTGGAACGGACAAGCTCTGAGCTGAAGAATAAACATGAAGGAGAAATAGCTTTAG CTATCGAGACCCATAAGCTTCAAGTGAAAGAGATGCACCAACAACATGAAAATGAG ATTTTCAAGGTTAAGAAGTCTCATGAGGAGTTGGTGGCGTCTTTGAAAGACCAACACAGAGATGAAATTGTGGACCTGGAAAGCAAACATTCCAGTGCATTTGATG AGCTTGTTGAAGAGCATCAAGTGGAAATTGAGATCATTAAAGCTGACTATGATGAGCAGCAGACTGACTTCAAG gaAAAATACGAGAAAATGGTCAATGAATGGAActctttaaataaaaaatttcagcAAGTACAAGATCAAAATCAAAAGGATATTGAAACCAGACTTCAG GAGGAGGTAAAGAAATATGAATCATTACCTGATGAACTGGAGAGCATCAAAGCTGTTCTAGAAATGAAGAATGAAGAAATCAGGCAGCTGAGAAAGGAAAAGATGGAAAAACATCTAGAG CTGGAGCATCTTGTAGatataaaagaaaagacaaagaaattacaacaAGAAAATGAGTCCTTATCATTTGTTGTGGAAACAAAGTCTAAATTTGAAAG GCAACTCTCTGTAGAACGAGATACATTAAGAAACAGTTTAGAGAGGGAAAGTGCCAAAAGCAAAAGGCTTTCATTAGAAAATGAAGAATTGCAGTGGCGCCTTGTAAACAGCACAAGTCCTCCAAGCACACCAACTGGGGAAGAGAGGCCTCTGCCAGCCATGTCCAATCGAAACAGCTTTCGTCTGTCAGCCAGTTTTCCAGACCCTGAGGTCATTGATGAGTGA